From Flavobacterium lipolyticum, one genomic window encodes:
- a CDS encoding TlpA family protein disulfide reductase, with product MLKKLLVGLWMALLVVAISFLFWQNEFKYSLPTPVPQNFKAIALGSKIDLKCCLADRKPIFIHFFNPDCPCSRFNIPHVSELIKKYGDRINFKIVVLNKERSFTIAEIQKKFDAEIPVYFDQAIAKSCGVFSTPQAVLLDASQNLYYRGNYNKTRYCTNTDSNYAQIAIDSLLKQHHSPSFDVLALRAYGCSLPKCNK from the coding sequence ATGCTAAAAAAATTACTTGTTGGTTTATGGATGGCATTGTTGGTTGTTGCTATCTCATTTCTCTTCTGGCAGAATGAATTTAAATACAGTTTACCTACGCCGGTTCCTCAAAATTTCAAAGCGATAGCTCTAGGAAGCAAGATTGATTTAAAATGTTGTTTGGCAGATCGAAAACCCATTTTTATCCATTTCTTCAATCCCGACTGTCCTTGTTCTCGGTTTAACATTCCTCATGTTTCGGAACTCATTAAAAAGTATGGTGACCGGATTAATTTTAAAATTGTGGTGCTCAACAAAGAGAGGTCTTTCACTATAGCCGAAATTCAGAAAAAATTTGATGCTGAAATTCCGGTTTATTTCGATCAGGCTATAGCGAAAAGTTGTGGTGTATTCTCAACCCCGCAGGCTGTTCTTCTGGATGCTTCTCAGAATTTGTATTATCGTGGAAACTACAATAAAACCAGGTATTGTACCAATACAGACAGTAATTATGCGCAAATAGCAATTGATTCCTTATTGAAACAGCATCATTCTCCTTCGTTTGATGTTTTAGCGCTAAGAGCTTATGGATGCTCGTTACCAAAATGCAATAAATAA
- a CDS encoding PAS domain-containing protein has translation MDNRITRPTPSDREVDWNKTKVLLSKTDTKGTILYANEAFIDVSGYDEHELIGHAHNIVRHPDMPKVIFKFLWDSIKSSQNIHVIIKNMSKTGRFYWVVTDFKIIADGDGEIVGYFGTRKAVPEEIITKFIDPLYKKLLHIEEVSGMGAAEDYLIGFLEERKKTYMEYIDHLIATGKDDKNKISKGLFSGLFEKKAAPKK, from the coding sequence ATGGACAACAGAATTACTCGCCCGACTCCATCCGACAGAGAAGTCGACTGGAACAAAACAAAAGTATTATTAAGTAAAACAGATACAAAAGGAACCATTTTATATGCAAATGAGGCATTTATTGATGTTTCGGGATATGATGAGCACGAATTAATCGGTCACGCTCATAATATTGTCCGTCATCCGGATATGCCGAAAGTAATTTTTAAATTTCTATGGGATAGTATTAAATCAAGTCAGAATATCCATGTCATTATCAAAAACATGTCTAAAACGGGACGATTTTATTGGGTGGTAACCGATTTTAAAATCATTGCAGATGGTGATGGTGAAATTGTTGGTTACTTCGGAACAAGAAAAGCTGTGCCGGAAGAAATCATTACCAAGTTTATTGATCCTCTGTATAAAAAACTGCTGCATATTGAGGAGGTAAGCGGAATGGGTGCTGCCGAAGATTATTTGATTGGCTTTTTAGAAGAACGCAAAAAAACGTATATGGAGTACATCGATCATTTGATTGCGACAGGAAAAGACGATAAGAACAAAATAAGCAAAGGACTTTTTAGTGGTCTGTTTGAAAAAAAAGCAGCTCCTAAAAAATAA
- a CDS encoding efflux RND transporter periplasmic adaptor subunit: MKVKNLVYALLIIVLGGFIAYRVVSNKKKNDESKKFGDKDTPTTVTGIVVKTATFDNNLSLSGSIEANEQIEIRSEVSGIVEGIYFNEGSFVNKGQVLFKVNDIELKAQLRQAVTREGLAAENERRAKLLLQKEAISQEEFDIAKADHASAQAQSQLIRAQIAKTSVKAPFSGKVGLRSISPGTYITPTVLVAKLVNTGKLKITFSIPEKYASQVKSGSTIDFSVSGSDKVYTAKIYAIEPEVEVATRTLQIRAIADNADGKLFPGTFADVKLPLNIVKDAIVVPSEAIIPVQSGKKVYIANMGKAKEVMVDATTRTDSSILILSGLKAGDTLITSGVMSLKNEAPIKVNVKK, translated from the coding sequence ATGAAAGTAAAAAACTTAGTTTACGCCCTACTGATCATCGTATTAGGAGGTTTTATTGCCTACAGAGTCGTGTCGAATAAAAAGAAAAACGACGAATCGAAAAAGTTTGGAGACAAAGATACTCCTACTACTGTAACCGGAATAGTTGTTAAAACTGCAACCTTCGACAACAACCTGTCACTATCAGGTTCTATTGAAGCCAATGAACAAATTGAAATTCGAAGTGAAGTTTCCGGAATTGTGGAAGGGATTTACTTCAATGAAGGCAGTTTTGTAAACAAAGGACAGGTACTTTTTAAAGTAAATGACATCGAATTAAAAGCACAACTTAGACAAGCCGTAACCCGTGAAGGTCTGGCTGCTGAAAATGAGAGAAGAGCAAAATTATTGCTTCAGAAGGAAGCTATCAGTCAGGAAGAATTTGACATTGCGAAAGCCGATCATGCTTCTGCACAGGCACAAAGTCAGTTAATCAGAGCTCAAATTGCCAAAACTTCCGTTAAAGCTCCGTTTTCAGGAAAAGTTGGTTTGCGTTCAATTTCTCCGGGCACCTACATCACTCCTACCGTTCTGGTTGCCAAACTGGTAAATACCGGTAAACTAAAAATTACATTTTCGATACCTGAAAAATATGCTTCACAAGTAAAATCCGGATCAACTATCGATTTTTCCGTTTCAGGTTCCGATAAAGTCTATACAGCAAAAATATACGCCATCGAGCCGGAAGTCGAAGTTGCTACACGTACACTGCAAATTCGTGCTATTGCTGATAACGCTGACGGAAAGCTTTTCCCAGGAACTTTTGCCGATGTAAAACTGCCTCTAAACATTGTAAAAGATGCCATTGTGGTGCCTTCAGAAGCTATAATTCCGGTACAAAGCGGTAAGAAAGTATACATTGCCAATATGGGTAAGGCCAAAGAAGTGATGGTTGACGCTACGACAAGAACAGACTCTTCTATTTTAATTCTGTCAGGACTAAAAGCCGGAGATACTCTAATTACCAGTGGCGTAATGTCACTTAAAAATGAGGCGCCAATAAAAGTGAATGTAAAAAAATAG